One segment of Triticum aestivum cultivar Chinese Spring chromosome 2A, IWGSC CS RefSeq v2.1, whole genome shotgun sequence DNA contains the following:
- the LOC123185168 gene encoding glucan endo-1,3-beta-glucosidase 3, which yields MELTRLSLVLLCAGLPLLLFSRAEAGEVGVCYGRNGNNLMDPASVVQLLKKNGITSVRVYDTDQGVLDAMKNSGIKMVVAVPNEMLPSAAGDPDWAIQWANNNLLPYYPATDIRGVTVGNEVFKQASEHTSHLVPAMKNVQAALAGLGLADAVKVTTPIALDALKVSFPPSEGEFKDDIAQSVMSPMIDFLAQTGSYLMVNIYPYYAYASSNGAMDINYVTFRPNGGVGDSRSGLTYYSLYEAQLDAVYYAMERLGSSSSRNHTKKMRVLRGGRRAPKPKVPAVGGESSPGGCAYCPQSLGFTKADAQAYTNNLIKLALSGAGTPHRPEFDISVYIFELFNENEKPTAEEQNYGLFYPNGQPVYQVDFGAGDKSSSWCEANAAVGDARLQAALDWACGNGADCSAIQPGKPCYEPDTKVAHATYAFNDYYQRKGRAGGTCDFSGAASIVYRQPAGTCDPKAGSWCVANAAVGDARLQAALDWACGHGADCSAIQPGARCFDPDTKVAHASYAFNDYYQRNGRSGSSCHFGGAGSVVHQAPKIGNCVLRSRA from the exons ATGGAACTCACTCGCCTGAGCCTCGTCCTACTCTGCGCCGGATTGCCACTGCTCCTCTTCTCGCGTGCAG AGGCAGGCGAGGTGGGCGTGTGCTACGGCAGGAACGGGAACAACCTGATGGACCCAGCGTCGGTGGTGCAGCTGCTGAAGAAGAACGGCATCACGTCGGTGAGGGTGTACGACACCGACCAGGGCGTGTTGGACGCGATGAAGAACAGCGGCATAAAGATGGTGGTGGCGGTACCCAACGAGATGCTCCCGTCCGCGGCCGGGGACCCAGACTGGGCCATCCAGTGGGCCAACAACAACCTGTTGCCCTACTACCCTGCCACGGATATCCGTGGCGTCACGGTAGGGAACGAGGTCTTCAAGCAGGCAAGCGAGCATACGTCGCACCTCGTCccggccatgaagaatgtccaGGCGGCGCTGGCTGGCCTGGGCCTCGCCGACGCCGTGAAGGTGACGACCCCGATTGCGCTCGATGCGCTGAAGGTATCGTTCCCGCCGTCCGAAGGTGAGTTCAAGGACGACATCGCGCAGTCGGTGATGAGTCCCATGATTGATTTCTTGGCGCAGACAGGCTCGTACCTCATGGTCAACATCTACCCGTACTACGCGTATGCGTCGTCCAATGGCGCCATGGACATCAACTACGTGACCTTCCGCCCCAACGGCGGCGTGGGCGACAGTCGGAGCGGCCTCACCTACTATAGCCTATATGAAGCCCAGCTCGACGCTGTGTATTACGCGATGGAGAGGCTGGGCTCCTCCAGCTCCAGGAACCACACTAAGAAGATGAGAGTGCTGAGGGGAGGAAGGCGTGCCCCGAAGCCCAAGGTGCCCGCAGTAGGCGGGGAGTCGAGCCCGGGAGGGTGTGCCTACTGCCCACAGAGCCTGGGCTTCACAAAGGCGGACGCCCAGGCCTACACCAACAACCTCATCAAACTTGCGCTCTCCGGCGCCGGCACCCCCCACCGCCCTGAATTCGACATCTCCGTGTACATCTTCGAACTTTTCAACGAGAACGAGAAGCCGACTGCGGAGGAGCAAAACTACGGCCTGTTCTACCCCAACGGCCAGCCGGTGTATCAGGTCGACTTCGGGGCCGGCGACAAGTCCAGCAGCTGGTGCGAGGCGAACGCAGCGGTCGGGGACGCACGCCTCCAGGCGGCGCTGGACTGGGCGTGCGGCAACGGGGCAGACTGCAGCGCCATCCAGCCCGGGAAGCCTTGCTACGAGCCCGACACCAAGGTGGCGCACGCCACCTACGCCTTCAACGACTACTACCAGCGCAAGGGCCGGGCCGGCGGCACGTGCGACTTCTCCGGCGCCGCTTCCATTGTCTACCGGCAACCAGCAG GCACCTGCGACCCCAAGGCAGGGAGCTGGTGCGTGGCGAACGCGGCGGTCGGGGACGCTCGGCTCCAGGCGGCGCTGGACTGGGCGTGTGGCCACGGGGCGGACTGCAGCGCCATCCAGCCCGGCGCGCGGTGCTTTGATCCTGACACAAAGGTCGCGCACGCGTCTTACGCATTCAACGATTACTACCAACGCAACGGGCGGTCTGGCAGTTCATGCCATTTTGGCGGAGCCGGCTCCGTTGTTCATCAGGCACCAA AGATCGGAAACTGCGTGCTGCGATCAAGGGCCTGA
- the LOC123188382 gene encoding putative receptor-like protein kinase At4g00960 has protein sequence MLLAVIAVVLLLLPPAMPFEDFLCDGSTYAPNSTFQASLALVAAVLPGNASSMPSGFATAEAGASPNRAYAMALCRGDVNASTCAACVAAAFRAAGAQESCPNNTGATMYEDACVLRFSTVQFLDFLRADQWQPGELTFQITPASRNVKSAQGAWFSAAATSILTAVVDHALAAAGNSTTAKKYFATGEVDFQPRIYALAQCLPEMTPSQCRSCLGTLLVQTTPMLSTKPRWIMSFVVWCNLRYSVRPFYEGRSMLQLPAPPPPAVVSPSVTPEPGPTGKKKSAAGISASIGCSVLLLFLLSVFAFVRFKRRTTKQSEDDHPFKKIVGAQCMIFELAALQEATENFSEKNKLGEGGFGIVYKGMLADGQEIAVKKLLGGTGSGLHQLHNEVRLLAELQHKNLVRLQGFCSHRDDTLLVYEYIKNGTLDNFLFETSDENTLSWEQQYNIILGIAKGILYLHEDSSMRIIHRDLKPNNILVDDGMDPKIADFGLARLLGEGHTHTKTARAVGTLGYMAPEYAIHGRVSPKIDIFSFGVLVLEIVTRRRNSSSDDRDEVNLISDVWNCWTKGTVSQMIDPSLDEHARSQALRCMHIGLMCIQSDPDDRPYISSVIFMLTRDNTEIQAPAQPAFFFGREAALASPAYDRSDFILGQDVSVNAVTITEPYPR, from the exons ATGCTTCTGGCCGTCATAGCCGTcgtcctgctcctgctgccgccGGCCATGCCGTTCGAGGACTTCTTGTGCGATGGCAGCACCTACGCGCCCAACAGCACTTTCCAGGCGAGCCTCGCCCTCGTCGCCGCGGTGCTCCCCGGCAACGCCTCCTCCATGCCGTCCGGCTTCGCCACCGCCGAGGCCGGCGCGTCGCCCAACCGGGCCTACGCCATGGCGCTCTGCCGCGGCGACGTCAACGCCTCCACCTGCGCCGCCTGCGTGGCCGCCGCGTTCCGTGCCGCCGGCGCCCAGGAGAGCTGCCCCAACAACACGGGCGCCACCATGTACGAGGACGCCTGCGTCCTTCGCTTCTCCACCGTGCAGTTCCTCGACTTCCTCAGGGCCGACCAGTGGCAGCCCGGAGAGCTTAC TTTTCAAATTACCCCGGCGTCTCGGAATGTCAAGTCGGCACAGGGAGCATGGTTCAGCGCCGCCGCCACGTCCATCCTCACCGCCGTGGTCGACCACGCATTGGCCGCGGCGGGCAACTCAACGACCGCCAAGAAGTACTTCGCCACGGGCGAGGTGGACTTCCAGCCTAGGATCTACGCGCTCGCGCAGTGCCTCCCCGAGATGACGCCGTCGCAGTGCCGGAGCTGCCTCGGGACCCTCCTCGTGCAAACAACGCCCATGCTCAGCACCAAGCCCCGATGGATCATGTCTTTTGTGGTCTGGTGCAACCTGAGGTACAGCGTGCGGCCGTTCTACGAGGGTCGGTCGATGCTGCAGCTCCCGGCGCCACCACCGCCGGCAGTCGTGTCTCCATCTGTAACTCCAGAGCCTGGACCAACAG GGAAGAAAAAGAGTGCAGCAGGAATCTCTGCGAGCATTGGTTGTTCCGTCCTCTTGCTATTTCTTCTTTCGGTTTTCGCTTTCGTTCGATTCAAGAGAAGGACTACTAAGCAATCAGAGGACGACCACC CATTCAAGAAAATTGTGGGTGCACAATGCATGATCTTTGAGTTAGCAGCACTGCAAGAGGCAACTGAAAACTTCTCGGAAAAGAACAAGCTCGGAGAAGGTGGTTTTGGCATTGTGTACAAG GGGATGCTAGCAGATGGGCAGGAAATAGCAGTGAAGAAGCTCTTGGGAGGAACTGGGAGTGGTTTGCATCAACTGCACAATGAGGTGCGGCTATTGGCAGAGCTGCAGCACAAGAACCTTGTTAGATTACAGGGGTTTTGCTCGCATCGGGATGATACGCTGCTCGTTTATGAATATATCAAGAATGGGACCCTCGACAACTTTCTATTTG AAACTAGTGACGAAAATACACTGAGCTGGGAGCAACAGTACAACATCATTCTTGGGATTGCCAAGGGAATATTGTACCTTCACGAGGATTCAAGCATGAGGATCATCCACCGGGACCTTAAACCTAACAACATTCTCGTTGATGACGGCATGGATCCGAAAATCGCAGACTTTGGACTTGCAAGGCTGCTAGGAGAAGGTCATACTCACACCAAGACAGCTAGAGCTGTCGGAACACT AGGTTACATGGCACCCGAGTATGCAATACACGGCCGCGTGTCGCCCAAGATCGATATTTTCAGCTTCGGTGTCTTGGTCCTCGAAATCGTAACTAGGAGACGGAACAGCAGTTCTGACGATCGCGATGAAGTGAATCTTATTAGTGAT GTGTGGAACTGCTGGACGAAAGGGACGGTATCGCAGATGATAGACCCATCGCTGGACGAACACGCCCGAAGCCAGGCATTACGATGTATGCACATCGGGTTGATGTGCATCCAGTCGGACCCTGACGACAGGCCTTACATATCATCCGTCATTTTCATGTTAACCAGGGACAACACGGAGATTCAAGCACCCGCGCAACCTGCATTCTTCTTTGGGAGAGAAGCGGCTTTAGCTTCTCCGGCATATGACCGATCTGATTTCATCCTGGGACAGGATGTCTCTGTGAATGCGGTTACAATTACTGAGCCGTATCCTAGGTAG
- the LOC123188383 gene encoding cysteine-rich receptor-like protein kinase 6, translated as MAHHRVLSVVAIVAVALLASPAAAVYPWTICGRSTYTAKSQYLANINRIGATLPRNASRSPELFATALVGAVPQQVWALALCRGDANASYCLTCLDQAFQDLPNACPYSRDSTIYYDSCVLHYSNIRSRPDDDTTYNPTLPLRNNVNATAEPARFQRVVAALLNATVSYAVANSTRLYASGEADFDRELPKVYAWAQCTPDLTLARCRDCLTVNIKTWAPVFTDSIGARILGMRCSYRYETTPFFDGPVMVRLAGTSASSAAPASAPAVVPNVLTPAAAAGEGRKYSVPGMVLILLPTAAAINLVVCFLLWRRRRPLAEANQPYPGYSAKAEDIDSVDSMLIDISTLRAATGDFAETNKLGEGGFGAVYKGTLPDGEEIAVKRLSKSSAQGVEELKNELALVAKLKHKNLVRLVGVCLEQQERLLVYEFLPNRSLDKILFDTEKREQLDWGKRYKIIHGIARGLQYLHEDSQLKVVHRDLKASNILLDTNMNPKISDFGLARLFGRDQTQAVTSRVVGTYGYMAPEYVMRGNYSVKSDAFSFGVMVLEIVTGRKNNDCYNSQQSEDVLTTIWEHWTAGTVLATVDPSIGSSFSESDVRRCVHVGLLCVQGNPADRPVMSSVVMMLGGETVSLSAPSKPAFYARNAGADHSVISSTVSVQDGPGVSI; from the exons ATGGCTCACCACCGGGTCCTGTCCGTGGTGGCCATCGTCGCCGTCGCACTGCTGGCTTCCCCCGCCGCGGCAGTATACCCATGGACAATTTGCGGCCGCAGCACCTACACGGCCAAGAGCCAGTACCTGGCCAACATCAACCGCATCGGCGCCACGCTTCCGAGGAACGCCTCCCGGTCCCCGGAGCTCTTCGCCACCGCCCTGGTCGGCGCCGTTCCGCAGCAAGTCTGGGCCCTGGCGCTCTGCCGCGGCGACGCCAACGCCTCCTACTGCCTCACCTGCCTGGACCAGGCCTTCCAGGACCTGCCCAACGCGTGCCCCTACAGCAGGGACAGCACCATCTACTACGACTCCTGCGTGCTCCACTACTCCAACATCCGGTCCCGCCCCGACGACGACACCACCTACAACCCCACGCTCCCGCTCCGCAACAACGTCAACGCCACGGCGGAGCCGGCCCGGTTCCAGCGCGTCGTGGCCGCGCTCTTGAACGCCACCGTGAGCTACGCCGTCGCCAACTCCACGCGGCTGTATGCGTCCGGAGAGGCCGACTTCGACCGGGAGCTCCCCAAGGTGTACGCCTGGGCGCAGTGCACGCCTGACCTGACGCTGGCGCGGTGCCGGGACTGCCTCACCGTGAACATCAAGACATGGGCGCCTGTGTTCACGGACTCCATAGGAGCCAGGATTCTTGGGATGAGGTGCAGCTACCGGTACGAAACAACGCCCTTCTTTGATGGCCCGGTGATGGTGCGACTGGCAGGAACGTCGGCCAGCTCTGCTGCACCGGCGTCGGCGCCGGCTGTGGTGCCCAACGTTTTGACGCCAGCGGCGGCCGCCGGAGAAG GGAGAAAGTACAGTGTTCCTGGCATGGTTCTCATACTTCTTCCTACCGCAGCAGCCATAAACCTTGTCGTTTGCTTCCTTCTCTGGAGGAGGCGCCGGCCACTAGCAGAGGCAAATCAGCCAT ATCCAGGTTATTCCGCCAAAGCCGAGGACATCGATAGTGTGGACTCGATGCTGATCGACATCTCAACTTTACGAGCTGCAACCGGAGATTTCGCGGAAACAAACAAGCTCGGCGAAGGTGGATTTGGTGCGGTGTACAAG GGTACTCTCCCGGACGGCGAAGAAATTGCAGTAAAGAGACTGTCCAAGAGCTCGGCACAAGGAGTGGAGGAGCTGAAGAATGAGCTCGCCCTGGTTGCCAAGCTTAAGCACAAGAACCTGGTGAGGCTTGTCGGCGTCTGCCTAGAGCAGCAGGAGAGGCTGCTCGTCTACGAGTTCCTCCCGAACCGGAGCCTCGATAAGATCCTATTCG ACACGGAGAAACGCGAGCAGCTTGACTGGGGAAAGAGGTACAAGATCATACACGGGATTGCTCGAGGCCTGCAGTACCTCCATGAAGACTCCCAGCTCAAAGTCGTCCACCGTGACCTCAAAGCCAGCAACATCTTGCTTGACACCAACATGAACCCCAAGATCTCGGACTTCGGCCTCGCCAGGCTCTTCGGGCGAGACCAGACGCAGGCCGTCACCAGCCGCGTCGTCGGAACATA TGGGTACATGGCGCCGGAGTACGTGATGCGCGGGAACTACTCCGTGAAGTCGGACGCGTTCAGCTTCGGGGTCATGGTGCTGGAGATCGTGACGGGCAGGAAGAACAACGACTGCTACAACTCCCAGCAGTCTGAAGATGTCTTGACTACG ATATGGGAGCACTGGACGGCCGGAACAGTGCTGGCTACGGTGGACCCGAGCATCGGCAGCAGCTTCTCAGAGAGCGACGTCCGAAGGTGCGTCCACGTCGGGCTTCTGTGCGTTCAGGGGAACCCGGCGGATCGGCCGGTGATGTCGTCGGTGGTCATGATGCTCGGAGGCGAAACAGTCTCTCTCAGCGCCCCGTCCAAGCCGGCGTTCTACGCGAGGAACGCCGGTGCCGATCACTCGGTCATCTCGTCCACTGTGTCCGTGCAGGATGGTCCTGGAGTGTCTATTTAA